A part of Streptomyces sp. NBC_01497 genomic DNA contains:
- a CDS encoding YciI family protein, whose protein sequence is MKYLMLVCTDPDHTPGQDDGAPDVEDWVTEMDGKGIRLMGNRTRPASDATTVRVRDRRVLLTDGPYAETKDLMAGFDILECADLDEAIDVASKHPMAWRGMVELRPFWPGDADE, encoded by the coding sequence ATGAAGTACCTGATGTTGGTGTGTACGGACCCGGATCACACCCCCGGGCAGGACGACGGTGCCCCGGATGTCGAGGACTGGGTCACGGAGATGGACGGTAAGGGAATCCGGCTGATGGGCAACCGCACCCGTCCGGCGAGCGACGCCACCACGGTTCGCGTCCGTGACCGTCGGGTGCTGCTCACCGACGGACCCTACGCGGAGACCAAGGACCTGATGGCCGGCTTCGACATCCTCGAATGCGCCGACCTCGACGAAGCGATCGATGTCGCCTCCAAGCACCCGATGGCCTGGAGAGGGATGGTCGAACTGCGGCCGTTCTGGCCCGGCGACGCCGACGAATGA
- a CDS encoding terpene synthase family protein: MEWTDRFGIYPDGTERAWGLATHSADFSSRIIPRGDVEPLVLFAEWNYWANAIDDWQDSGDKGVSTAAIVGHSIRLARAIEAPGSAMLPPGPLTAALDDLVARTWGMLSPFQLRRFVEGARDWLFGAGWQAANAEYGVMPSLADFAATGALANGTRFSLTWSDVANGIHLSPDVLYSAPVQVATEAAGFIVSADNDLFSYDKDDDQEPWEQNLVNVLAHEWRCSPAEAVPAAVALRDRVMTFFIRLRAQLARGADDQLGRYLDSLGHYVSGSIEWQSRAPRYASPRNRNDFPVAGAHFDLMWRDTPSDPDPSAPPVPAFAWWWQQLQY, translated from the coding sequence GTGGAGTGGACCGATCGGTTCGGGATCTATCCCGACGGCACGGAGCGCGCCTGGGGTCTGGCCACGCACAGTGCCGACTTCTCCAGTCGCATCATCCCGCGCGGGGACGTCGAACCGCTGGTGCTGTTCGCCGAGTGGAACTACTGGGCCAACGCTATCGACGACTGGCAGGACTCCGGGGACAAGGGAGTGAGTACCGCCGCCATCGTCGGCCACAGTATCCGGCTGGCGCGGGCCATCGAGGCTCCCGGCTCCGCGATGCTGCCTCCCGGCCCGTTGACTGCCGCGCTCGACGATCTGGTGGCCAGGACCTGGGGAATGCTCTCCCCGTTCCAGCTGCGCAGATTCGTCGAGGGAGCCCGGGACTGGCTGTTCGGAGCCGGCTGGCAGGCCGCCAACGCCGAATACGGCGTCATGCCGAGCCTCGCGGACTTCGCCGCGACGGGGGCGTTGGCGAACGGAACCCGGTTCTCCCTCACCTGGTCCGATGTCGCCAATGGGATCCATCTGTCCCCCGACGTCCTGTACTCCGCACCCGTCCAGGTCGCCACGGAGGCCGCCGGGTTCATCGTCAGTGCCGACAACGATCTGTTCTCCTACGACAAGGACGACGATCAGGAGCCCTGGGAGCAGAACCTGGTCAATGTCCTTGCCCATGAGTGGAGGTGCTCGCCCGCGGAGGCGGTGCCCGCGGCCGTGGCGCTGCGGGACCGGGTGATGACCTTCTTCATTCGGCTGCGTGCCCAGCTCGCGCGGGGGGCCGACGATCAACTCGGCCGCTACCTGGATTCGCTCGGTCATTACGTGAGCGGATCCATCGAGTGGCAGAGCCGGGCGCCCCGCTACGCCAGTCCGCGGAATCGCAACGATTTCCCGGTGGCGGGCGCCCATTTCGACCTGATGTGGCGCGATACACCCAGCGACCCGGACCCCTCCGCCCCACCGGTGCCCGCTTTCGCCTGGTGGTGGCAGCAACTGCAGTACTGA
- a CDS encoding asparaginase, with the protein MHTVVAEVWRGDFLESVHHGTVLATAPDGSEVLRIGDADAPMYPRSSNKPLQALGMLRAGLGLDGELLALGCASHSGEDIHLEGVRAILGSAGLGTDALRCTAALPIGEGALRAYLAAGGQPSPLTMNCSGKHAAMLATCVANGWDTVTYLDPAHPLQVVLRETLEELAGERIAATGIDGCGAPLFAISLRGLARAFGSLASAPEGSLEHRVARAMNTHPRYVGGTGRDVTRLMGALPGAVAKDGAEGVYALGLPDGSAVSLKIADGSQRSRPVVMVAALRRLGVDVDGDETLTALATAPVLGHGEPVGAVRAAF; encoded by the coding sequence ATGCACACCGTGGTGGCCGAGGTCTGGCGTGGGGATTTCCTGGAGTCCGTACACCACGGGACGGTCCTCGCGACCGCCCCTGACGGTTCGGAGGTCCTGCGGATCGGGGACGCCGACGCTCCGATGTATCCGCGCTCGTCGAACAAGCCCCTCCAGGCGCTCGGCATGCTCCGCGCCGGACTGGGCCTGGACGGCGAACTCCTGGCGCTGGGATGCGCCAGCCACTCGGGGGAGGACATCCACCTGGAGGGCGTGCGGGCGATACTCGGCTCTGCCGGGCTCGGCACCGACGCGCTGCGCTGCACGGCTGCCCTCCCGATCGGCGAGGGGGCGCTGCGCGCGTACCTGGCGGCCGGCGGGCAGCCCTCCCCGCTGACGATGAACTGCTCGGGCAAGCACGCCGCCATGCTGGCGACCTGCGTCGCGAACGGGTGGGACACCGTCACGTACCTCGACCCCGCACACCCGCTCCAGGTGGTACTGCGCGAGACCCTGGAGGAACTGGCGGGCGAGAGGATCGCGGCCACGGGCATCGACGGCTGCGGCGCGCCCCTGTTCGCCATCAGCCTGCGGGGCCTGGCCCGGGCGTTCGGCAGCCTGGCCTCGGCGCCGGAGGGCAGCCTCGAACACCGCGTGGCCCGTGCGATGAACACCCACCCGCGGTACGTCGGCGGCACCGGCCGGGACGTGACGCGGCTCATGGGCGCCCTGCCCGGGGCCGTCGCCAAGGACGGAGCCGAGGGCGTGTACGCACTCGGCCTCCCGGACGGGTCCGCGGTGTCGCTCAAGATCGCGGACGGCTCCCAGCGGTCCCGTCCCGTGGTGATGGTCGCCGCGCTGCGCCGCCTGGGAGTGGACGTGGACGGCGACGAGACACTCACGGCGCTCGCCACCGCGCCGGTCCTCGGGCACGGCGAGCCGGTCGGGGCCGTCCGCGCCGCGTTCTGA
- a CDS encoding RNA polymerase sigma factor, which produces MKDRIAGIYTTAWSRIVATMIRLTGGDWGLAEECAQDAFAQALKKWPESGIPTEPIAWLTTVARNRALDRMRRASTEAAKLRKVATLERGQPPPCARDSEIPDERLELMFTCCHPSLNLDAQVALTLRSLTGMSTAEIARAFLVPERTMGQRLFRAKQKVAHAGIPFRVPPAHLLPERLPALLHVLYLLFNDGYGDPHKTRLPGEAIRIARVLTALMPDEPEAHGMLALMLLHDARRPSRIAPNGDLVTLEEQDRSLWDRDRIAEGLTILERALRRRRAGPFQIQAAIAACHATAPVAARTDWPQIVGLYEQLALVAPSVIVDLNHAVAIGMAEGPEVALPLVDAIAGTGKLDGYHLLHATRAELLRRSGRAAEAREGYLAALDLAPTEAERRHLHNRLRHL; this is translated from the coding sequence GTGAAGGATCGTATTGCCGGGATCTACACCACCGCGTGGAGCCGGATCGTGGCCACCATGATCCGGCTCACCGGCGGTGACTGGGGCCTGGCCGAAGAGTGTGCGCAGGACGCGTTCGCGCAGGCACTGAAGAAGTGGCCGGAATCAGGCATACCGACCGAACCCATTGCCTGGCTCACCACCGTCGCGCGCAACCGCGCGCTCGACCGGATGCGCCGTGCTTCGACCGAGGCGGCGAAGCTGCGGAAGGTGGCGACGCTGGAAAGGGGGCAGCCGCCCCCCTGTGCGCGCGACAGCGAGATTCCGGACGAGCGACTTGAGCTGATGTTCACCTGCTGCCATCCGTCGCTGAATCTCGATGCTCAAGTGGCGCTGACCCTGCGGAGCCTGACCGGCATGAGTACCGCGGAGATCGCACGGGCGTTCCTGGTACCGGAACGCACCATGGGGCAACGCCTCTTCCGGGCCAAACAGAAGGTGGCCCACGCGGGCATCCCGTTTCGCGTGCCCCCCGCGCACCTGCTGCCAGAGCGACTTCCCGCCCTGCTCCACGTGCTCTACCTGCTGTTCAACGACGGATACGGGGACCCGCACAAGACCCGACTGCCGGGGGAGGCAATCCGTATCGCGCGCGTGCTCACCGCGTTGATGCCCGACGAGCCCGAGGCGCACGGCATGCTCGCGCTGATGTTGTTGCATGATGCCCGGCGGCCGTCCCGCATCGCCCCGAACGGCGATCTGGTCACCCTGGAGGAGCAGGACCGCTCACTGTGGGACCGGGATCGGATCGCGGAGGGCCTCACCATCCTCGAACGGGCGCTGCGACGGCGCAGGGCCGGCCCGTTCCAGATCCAGGCCGCCATCGCCGCCTGCCACGCCACCGCGCCCGTGGCAGCCCGTACCGACTGGCCACAGATCGTCGGACTCTACGAGCAACTCGCCCTCGTGGCACCGAGCGTGATCGTCGATCTGAACCATGCCGTCGCGATCGGCATGGCGGAGGGACCGGAGGTGGCGCTGCCGCTGGTCGACGCGATCGCGGGGACGGGGAAGCTGGACGGTTACCACCTGCTGCATGCGACGCGTGCCGAACTACTGCGACGCTCCGGCCGTGCGGCGGAAGCCCGCGAGGGCTATCTCGCGGCGCTCGACCTGGCGCCCACCGAAGCTGAACGTCGCCACCTGCACAACCGGCTGCGGCACTTGTGA
- a CDS encoding SDR family NAD(P)-dependent oxidoreductase, giving the protein MTRFRTHFGARATATEVLAGVDLTGRRMIVTGGASGLGAETVRALAGAGAHVTIATRDPATAKAIVEEFPRTEAAALDLADLESVRAFCAAWRGPVDAVVANAGVMMLPERQVNAQGWEMQLATNYLGHFALLTGLRTALRSAERGRVVTVSSGVQLIAGFDFDDPQFERRPYDPIIAYAQSKTADVLLAVGVGRRWADDGIIANACAPGVAHTNLSRHLDAASLRMLGAQDAEGNQLTPDHFKTPAQAAATATLLAASPLVDGVTGRYFEENQEVETVEGGPSRMAGGSAAMAGMVAEWSLDPAAADRLWEYGLQAIGGTNAWIS; this is encoded by the coding sequence ATGACGCGTTTTCGTACTCACTTCGGCGCACGTGCCACCGCGACGGAGGTTCTGGCCGGGGTCGATCTGACGGGGCGCCGCATGATCGTCACGGGAGGGGCGTCAGGGCTCGGGGCCGAAACCGTCCGTGCTCTCGCCGGAGCCGGCGCACACGTCACCATCGCCACGCGTGATCCCGCAACCGCCAAGGCGATCGTGGAGGAGTTCCCGCGGACCGAAGCGGCCGCCCTCGACCTGGCCGACCTGGAATCGGTGCGAGCCTTCTGCGCTGCCTGGCGCGGTCCCGTCGACGCCGTCGTCGCCAACGCCGGCGTCATGATGCTTCCCGAGCGCCAGGTCAACGCGCAGGGCTGGGAGATGCAGCTCGCGACCAACTATCTCGGTCATTTCGCGCTGCTGACGGGCCTGCGCACGGCGCTGCGGTCCGCGGAGCGGGGGCGCGTGGTGACGGTCAGCTCCGGTGTGCAGTTGATCGCGGGCTTCGACTTCGACGATCCGCAGTTCGAGCGGCGGCCCTACGACCCGATCATCGCCTACGCGCAGTCGAAGACCGCGGACGTGCTGCTCGCGGTCGGGGTCGGCCGCCGATGGGCTGACGACGGGATCATCGCCAATGCCTGCGCTCCGGGAGTGGCGCACACGAATCTGTCCCGCCACCTGGATGCCGCCTCCCTGCGCATGCTCGGCGCCCAGGACGCGGAGGGCAACCAGCTCACCCCGGATCACTTCAAAACGCCCGCACAAGCCGCGGCCACAGCGACACTGCTCGCGGCGTCGCCCCTCGTTGATGGTGTGACAGGCCGCTACTTCGAAGAAAACCAAGAGGTGGAGACCGTGGAAGGCGGCCCCTCCCGCATGGCCGGGGGTTCTGCCGCGATGGCCGGGATGGTGGCGGAGTGGTCCCTTGACCCCGCCGCCGCGGACCGCCTCTGGGAGTACGGGCTTCAGGCGATCGGTGGTACAAATGCGTGGATATCCTGA
- a CDS encoding restriction endonuclease fold toxin-2 domain-containing protein: protein MQLVLVVGGAVTDYDIDIDPVQVALSSAGFADLQVWASQIYSGLIGSLGDASGMAGDDDAGHAFGAVYDPAAQKVSDALAKSVAYMGGAANTLYTMSANYLVADAQVLNGMRLPAQLPASSNPDCDSEPRPVEIPTAVGHQNWAVRHIIAKFWPQGDPDALRQAGRDWQRLAGLLTTLGLEGDRHVAPVTSESQASDVKAFEASWQRVHIDCTVTGPVLNTLSTTAHQLSQACDTYAQKIDSLRSHLTHMAELAGGVAAVGIGLTILTLGVSDAAAAGGEAAIVSEASAAALAMTAELEADAELAVLTEAAAIVDAAAARIVIPAVVTAAVAGTTVLLDAATASAAPGPAGLGTQPLPRDPGSPFPQLPTAGQAAVRQWMLSMQGQGRSTPALQPTTGKPKIDARRAYQLRVAGSTEYNLYTTVPNGKGGERGMNADGVRASDGAAVDAKYVGTQKSCTSPLRLGNVDNVPSYVYESAEKAQKDEIMRYGAAFKDPRNQVNHMEIITNDAKAGAYFDVLLAAEKVPGETRIVP from the coding sequence GTGCAGCTCGTTCTGGTGGTCGGGGGAGCGGTGACGGACTACGACATCGACATTGATCCGGTGCAGGTGGCGCTCTCGTCCGCGGGCTTCGCCGACCTGCAGGTATGGGCTTCGCAGATCTATTCGGGCCTCATCGGCTCGCTCGGCGACGCCTCGGGGATGGCGGGCGACGACGACGCGGGCCATGCCTTCGGCGCCGTCTACGATCCCGCGGCCCAGAAAGTGAGCGACGCCCTGGCCAAGAGTGTCGCGTACATGGGCGGCGCCGCGAACACCCTCTACACCATGTCCGCCAACTACCTCGTCGCCGACGCCCAGGTACTGAACGGTATGCGGTTGCCCGCACAGTTGCCCGCGTCTTCGAACCCCGACTGCGACAGCGAGCCGCGGCCGGTGGAGATACCGACGGCGGTAGGACACCAGAACTGGGCGGTCCGTCACATCATCGCCAAGTTCTGGCCCCAGGGAGACCCGGACGCACTGCGTCAAGCGGGCCGTGACTGGCAGCGACTCGCCGGCCTCCTGACCACTCTCGGCCTCGAAGGCGACCGGCACGTCGCGCCGGTGACCAGCGAGAGCCAGGCAAGCGACGTCAAAGCCTTCGAAGCGAGCTGGCAGCGCGTCCACATCGACTGCACCGTCACGGGCCCCGTCCTCAACACCCTCTCCACCACGGCCCACCAACTCAGCCAGGCCTGTGACACCTACGCGCAGAAGATCGACTCGCTGCGCTCCCACCTCACCCACATGGCCGAGCTGGCGGGTGGCGTCGCGGCCGTGGGAATCGGCCTGACGATCCTCACGCTGGGTGTATCGGACGCCGCCGCGGCGGGAGGCGAGGCTGCCATCGTGTCCGAGGCCTCCGCGGCGGCCCTGGCCATGACAGCCGAACTCGAGGCCGACGCCGAACTCGCCGTGCTCACGGAGGCCGCGGCGATCGTGGACGCGGCGGCGGCCCGCATCGTCATTCCCGCCGTTGTCACGGCGGCCGTAGCCGGTACCACCGTGCTTTTGGACGCGGCCACGGCCAGCGCCGCACCAGGGCCCGCGGGACTCGGCACCCAGCCCCTGCCCCGTGACCCCGGCAGCCCGTTCCCCCAGCTGCCCACCGCCGGCCAGGCGGCGGTGAGGCAATGGATGCTGAGCATGCAAGGCCAGGGACGCAGCACCCCGGCCCTGCAGCCGACCACGGGAAAACCAAAGATCGACGCCCGTCGCGCCTACCAGTTGAGGGTCGCGGGATCGACCGAGTACAACCTCTACACCACAGTTCCCAACGGGAAGGGTGGCGAACGCGGAATGAACGCGGACGGAGTCCGTGCGTCCGACGGTGCCGCCGTGGACGCGAAGTACGTCGGCACGCAGAAAAGCTGCACCTCACCCCTGCGCCTGGGCAACGTCGACAACGTGCCCTCCTACGTGTACGAGTCGGCGGAGAAGGCCCAGAAGGACGAGATCATGCGGTACGGGGCGGCGTTCAAAGACCCGCGCAACCAGGTGAACCACATGGAGATCATCACCAACGACGCCAAGGCCGGTGCCTATTTCGACGTGCTGCTCGCGGCCGAGAAAGTGCCGGGCGAGACCCGTATCGTGCCCTGA
- a CDS encoding SAM-dependent methyltransferase: MMDSKLLIQPPADDQAFDESQVPLYYSRKTNDILQKYGPGPRVHFHVGLFDQSADLDTMVGQSVLKRRIAESQEAILDHAARSWGVHTAPPVQLLDIGCGVGGGSIYWAQEHRATVTGLTVAAEHVPVIQDFARAAGVADRVTPRYGDVHELTEQRAYDAAYANESSGYMDRQRLFEVVGKALKPGGWFGIQEHFVCRPEWTGFIDGYYKTRLGTVAEYLSAAERAGFEMEQNEDVTDRVAEFWVQSMAWNTAELDRVEAAGTASAWSRERLRESTITHSRFFRIWRDHAMETRLLLFRLAGS; the protein is encoded by the coding sequence ATGATGGACAGCAAACTCCTCATCCAGCCTCCTGCCGATGACCAGGCGTTCGACGAGAGCCAGGTGCCGCTGTACTACTCCCGCAAGACCAACGACATCCTGCAGAAGTACGGGCCAGGCCCCCGCGTGCACTTCCATGTAGGGCTCTTTGATCAGAGTGCCGATCTGGACACGATGGTCGGCCAGAGCGTCCTGAAGCGACGTATCGCCGAGTCGCAGGAAGCGATCCTTGACCACGCGGCCCGCAGCTGGGGCGTGCACACCGCACCGCCGGTGCAGCTCCTCGACATCGGCTGCGGCGTCGGCGGCGGTTCGATCTACTGGGCGCAGGAGCACCGCGCGACCGTGACCGGCCTCACCGTGGCGGCCGAGCACGTGCCCGTCATACAGGACTTCGCACGGGCGGCCGGTGTCGCCGATCGTGTCACTCCGCGCTACGGCGACGTCCACGAGCTGACCGAGCAGCGGGCCTACGATGCCGCGTACGCCAACGAGAGCTCCGGTTACATGGACCGGCAGCGGCTGTTCGAAGTGGTCGGAAAGGCGTTGAAGCCGGGGGGCTGGTTCGGCATCCAGGAGCACTTCGTCTGCCGCCCCGAGTGGACCGGATTCATTGACGGGTATTACAAGACCCGTCTCGGCACTGTCGCCGAGTACCTCTCGGCAGCCGAACGGGCCGGCTTCGAAATGGAGCAGAACGAGGACGTCACTGATCGGGTGGCGGAGTTCTGGGTGCAGTCGATGGCGTGGAACACCGCTGAACTCGACCGGGTCGAGGCGGCCGGCACCGCGTCCGCCTGGTCACGCGAGCGGCTGCGGGAGTCGACCATCACGCACAGCAGATTCTTCCGGATCTGGCGCGACCACGCGATGGAGACCCGTCTGCTCCTCTTCCGGCTCGCGGGCAGCTGA
- a CDS encoding GntR family transcriptional regulator produces MSETLQRGLAVQIAEVLRERLLGGHLPPGTRINEVVLARELGTSRGPLREAVRQLVSEGLLVHNPNRGATVFAAEPEDVRALFELRTALETASARLAAERRDEKDIAALRSACARARKTIQGGRRFVHRLDLDFHRTLTVTARSPRVAEQLWRVQQQIILLRSPLDVPPAHTAGSLDDHEEITAAVADGDGKRAAALMDLHLDRVRAHMAGSPTG; encoded by the coding sequence GTGAGTGAGACACTGCAACGCGGCCTCGCCGTCCAGATCGCCGAGGTGCTGCGGGAACGTCTGCTCGGTGGCCACCTGCCACCGGGGACCCGGATCAACGAGGTGGTGCTCGCGCGGGAGCTCGGCACCAGCCGGGGCCCGCTGCGCGAGGCCGTGCGGCAACTCGTCAGCGAGGGTCTGCTCGTGCACAACCCCAACCGTGGTGCCACGGTGTTCGCGGCCGAACCCGAGGACGTGCGGGCCCTGTTCGAACTACGCACGGCGCTGGAGACGGCGTCCGCCCGGCTGGCCGCGGAGCGCCGTGACGAGAAGGACATCGCCGCGCTGCGCTCGGCCTGCGCTCGGGCGCGGAAGACCATTCAGGGCGGCCGGCGCTTCGTGCACCGTCTGGACCTGGACTTCCACCGGACCCTTACGGTCACCGCGCGAAGTCCGCGCGTCGCGGAACAGTTGTGGCGGGTGCAGCAACAGATCATCCTGCTGCGCAGCCCGCTGGACGTTCCCCCGGCTCACACGGCCGGCTCCCTGGACGACCACGAGGAGATCACCGCAGCCGTCGCCGACGGTGACGGCAAGCGCGCCGCAGCGCTCATGGACCTCCATCTCGACCGCGTGCGGGCCCACATGGCGGGCTCCCCGACCGGCTGA
- a CDS encoding GNAT family N-acetyltransferase, which translates to MPELKRLHADDAPAVLAFELANRAYFAASVSDRGDEFFEQFTDRFRALLAEQAAGTSAFYVLLGEDGSVLGRFNLYDCEDGTAELGYRVAQHVAGLGVATATVRELCRVAATRHGLRTLRAGTAHDNAASQAVLTKAGFVPVGPADPAHLGGKPGIWYQRVLEVRP; encoded by the coding sequence GTGCCCGAGCTGAAGCGTCTGCACGCTGACGATGCCCCGGCGGTCCTGGCCTTCGAGTTGGCGAACCGCGCCTACTTCGCCGCCTCGGTCTCCGACCGCGGCGACGAGTTCTTCGAGCAGTTCACCGACAGGTTCAGGGCCCTGCTGGCCGAGCAGGCGGCCGGAACGAGCGCCTTCTACGTGCTCCTCGGTGAGGACGGCTCAGTTCTGGGCCGGTTCAACCTGTACGACTGTGAGGACGGGACCGCCGAACTCGGTTACCGGGTCGCGCAGCACGTCGCCGGCCTCGGCGTGGCGACCGCGACCGTGCGGGAGCTGTGCCGGGTGGCAGCCACGCGGCACGGGCTGCGGACACTGCGGGCGGGCACCGCTCACGACAATGCCGCGAGCCAGGCGGTGTTGACCAAGGCGGGGTTCGTACCGGTGGGTCCGGCCGACCCGGCACACCTCGGTGGCAAGCCCGGCATCTGGTATCAACGCGTCCTGGAAGTGCGGCCGTAG
- a CDS encoding nuclear transport factor 2 family protein: MATDTQSSRAVAESFLQRLGAQNAEGIQELFAPEIDWNVPGSDALPWTGHRTRRDEVAPYFTTMWPAFVAGRSEVVLERVIVEDGDVIVLGTFTHTFSASGKRFTTPSVMHLVVEDGEITSMHLYEDTLSVYRASKKD; the protein is encoded by the coding sequence ATGGCAACTGACACGCAGAGCTCGCGAGCGGTGGCCGAGTCGTTTCTCCAGCGGCTCGGCGCGCAGAACGCCGAAGGCATCCAGGAATTGTTCGCACCGGAGATCGACTGGAATGTGCCGGGCAGCGACGCACTGCCGTGGACCGGCCACCGCACCCGGCGCGATGAGGTCGCACCCTACTTCACCACGATGTGGCCGGCCTTCGTGGCCGGCAGGAGCGAGGTCGTGCTGGAGCGTGTGATCGTCGAGGACGGTGACGTGATCGTGCTGGGTACCTTCACGCACACCTTCTCGGCGAGTGGTAAGAGGTTCACCACACCGTCCGTCATGCACCTGGTGGTCGAGGACGGTGAAATCACCAGCATGCACCTGTACGAAGACACTCTTTCCGTCTACCGGGCCTCCAAGAAGGACTGA
- the nhaC gene encoding Na+/H+ antiporter NhaC, whose product MTDPTAAATPPRVRRTPGLLVAALPVLLMLTLMITGTVWLDLDPVVLLVTACAVTGVIARRLGVTWNEMLVGIRSKIDAAMPALLILISIGMLIGTWTLSGTIPMIVDWGLKAIQPSWIVVLSFLITMVVSTVTGTSWGSVGTVGVALIGVAGGLGVSLPMTAGAIVSGAYFGDKMSPMSDTTNLSPAVAGSTLFEHIRHLLYTTGPAAILACVLYLFLGRTQHADGQAAQRTEALRAVLEHGFHFNLLLLLPPAVVLAGAITKKPPLPTIIVSSAVAGVLGGVFQGFSLQQICSSASTGFTASMLSGHGGIDPRHLSAAAGTLLNRGGMASMASTMLIGLAGFAFAGILTETGCLDVLMHRLLAKVRRTGGIILATALTSVGTALAMGVSYLTIIVPGQAFRDIYPERGLAPKNLSRTLEDSGTVFVPLVPWTEAATYMSTTLGVATMAYAPYAFLNYFGVIIAVICGYTGFGIARQEPVRRSVEEPTPAAL is encoded by the coding sequence ATGACCGACCCCACCGCCGCGGCGACGCCCCCACGCGTGCGCCGCACCCCCGGCCTGCTCGTCGCCGCACTGCCCGTGCTGCTGATGCTGACCCTGATGATCACGGGCACCGTCTGGCTCGACCTCGACCCCGTGGTCCTCCTCGTCACGGCCTGTGCCGTCACCGGCGTCATCGCCCGGCGGCTCGGCGTGACCTGGAACGAGATGCTCGTGGGCATACGGTCGAAGATCGACGCCGCGATGCCGGCGCTGCTGATCCTGATCTCCATCGGCATGCTCATCGGCACCTGGACGCTGAGCGGCACGATACCCATGATCGTCGACTGGGGACTCAAGGCGATCCAGCCGTCGTGGATCGTGGTGCTGTCGTTCCTGATCACCATGGTCGTCTCCACCGTGACGGGCACCTCCTGGGGCTCCGTCGGCACCGTGGGTGTCGCCCTGATCGGCGTGGCCGGCGGACTCGGTGTGTCCCTGCCCATGACGGCGGGCGCCATCGTCTCGGGCGCCTATTTCGGCGACAAGATGTCCCCGATGTCGGACACCACCAACCTGTCCCCCGCGGTGGCCGGTTCGACCCTCTTCGAGCACATCCGGCACCTCCTCTACACGACGGGCCCGGCCGCGATCCTCGCCTGTGTCCTGTACCTCTTCCTGGGCCGCACCCAGCACGCCGACGGGCAAGCCGCCCAGCGGACCGAGGCCCTTCGGGCCGTGCTGGAGCACGGATTCCACTTCAACCTGCTGCTCCTACTGCCACCGGCGGTGGTGCTCGCGGGCGCGATCACGAAGAAGCCGCCGCTGCCGACCATCATCGTCTCGTCAGCGGTCGCGGGAGTCCTGGGCGGTGTCTTCCAGGGCTTCTCCCTCCAGCAGATCTGCTCGTCCGCCTCGACCGGCTTCACCGCGTCGATGCTGAGCGGCCACGGGGGCATCGACCCCCGCCACCTGTCCGCCGCGGCCGGCACGCTCCTCAACCGAGGCGGCATGGCCTCCATGGCCTCGACCATGCTGATCGGCCTCGCGGGCTTCGCCTTCGCGGGCATCCTGACCGAGACCGGCTGCCTGGACGTCCTGATGCACCGGCTGCTCGCCAAGGTGCGCAGGACGGGCGGGATCATCCTCGCCACCGCGCTGACCTCGGTGGGCACCGCCCTCGCCATGGGGGTCTCGTACCTGACGATCATCGTGCCGGGCCAGGCGTTCCGGGACATCTACCCCGAACGCGGCCTCGCCCCGAAGAACCTGTCACGCACGCTGGAGGACTCCGGCACGGTCTTCGTGCCGCTGGTGCCGTGGACCGAGGCCGCCACCTATATGTCCACGACACTGGGTGTCGCCACCATGGCGTACGCGCCGTACGCGTTCCTGAACTACTTCGGCGTGATCATCGCTGTGATCTGCGGCTACACCGGTTTCGGCATCGCCCGCCAGGAGCCGGTGCGCAGGAGCGTCGAAGAACCCACGCCGGCTGCGCTCTGA